A stretch of DNA from Dokdonia sp. PRO95:
CATCCCGTTTGTTCCCATCCCGATGGTATAAACTTTAATTCCAAACTCTTGAGCAAGTTCTGCAGCAATACGAGGGTCTATTTGCCCTGCATTATTCTCACCGTCTGTCATTAAAATAATCACCTTACTCAGTGCCTTACTGTCTTTAAGACGGTTTACACCAGTGGCGAGTCCCATGCCTATGGCAGTTCCTCCTTCTATAATGTTATTGTATTGAATACTTTTAAGTGCACTAAGTACAATACTCTTATCACTGGTGATAGGAGTTTTTGTAAAACTCTCCCCTGCATATTCTATAAGACCTATACGATCATTAGGGCGTCCATTTATAAAGCTGGCAGCTACTTTTTTAAGAGCTTCTAGTCTATTAGGGCGCAAATCTTTTGCTAGCATACTGGCAGATACGTCTATTGCGATTACAATATCAATACCCTTTGTAGTCTTTGTCTTAGTAGATACCTCCACATTACGAGGTCTTGCTAGTGCGATGATTATTAAGCTTAATGCAGCAAGGCGTAATATGAATAATAACGGTCTAAGCTTAGGTAGTAAGCTGCTTCCAGTTTTAAAACCTTTGATGCTTGAAAGCTTTACGGCTGGGGTTTGCTTCTTGCGTTTCCATATATACCAAGCAATGGCAACTGGCAGTGCTAGAAACAGCCAGAAAAACTCAGGATTAGTAAATTCAAAATTGCTTAGCATTAGTTCTCTTCTTTTTCTTTGGCTTGGAGTTCGATACTTTGCATCACGCGCTCTGCGATTTCTTTTCCGTAGGGATCTTCATCGTGCCAACTAATAAATAGTTGCTGAATCACATTTTCTGCTTGAAATGTTATGAACGCATACTCTCCAGCATCTACAGTTCCTTTTTCTTGATCAATTACTTGAGATCCACTACCAAAAGTTTTGATACCTTCTGCACCATTCGGTGTTGCAAACTTCTCACTCTTAAGAATATCTGCCGAGAATCCGTTTGCTTCAAACATAGCAAGCTGGCTAGATATTAATTGTTCCACTTTCACGTCGGCTCCTTTTGGGAACTTAAATTGGTATACACCAATAGTCACATTTGCAGGAAGCGTTTGCCATCCAAATGCCGTTGCTTCAATCTTTCCTTGAGCCTCTGGTGGTAATGGAACTTCTTGACGTGTAAGAACTTTTGGAGTACTTACTACCATAGAAGGGATACCATATTCACTCGTGATCCAGTTACCTTCGGCGAGCTCTCTTGTCATGTTTCCAAAAACAAAATCCTTCACTTCACTATACCCTTTAACAGCGATTCCTATTCCTGTAGCTAGTAGTAAAATTGCGAGGATACCGCCTATTCCAGAAAGCCAAAGTTTCCTTTTACGCTTTCGCGAAAGCGCCTCTCTATAATCTTCCTGCATCATTAATTCCTCAACAGTAGGAGGTGGTAATGCTTCTCTGGTTTGTTTTACAATATCTTCTACCGCAAGCCTATCTGCTTGTGCCTTTCCTTCTGGTGGATTCACACGCGCAAATTTTACAAGGTCTGCACGTTTAAAAATATCTTTTATACTAGCGATAGTATGCTTGCTGAAATCTATGTGACCACTAGCACGTTCCATCTCAAGACGGGCAATAAGCTCGTCTGTGGTGCTTTCCATAGAGCGGTCATACACCTTTTCTTCATAATAGCGGCGTATAGCGTCTGTGAGTACAGAGTAGTATTCTTTGTATTTAGCTTCGGCAATGAGGTTTTTATTATCTAACTCTGTAAGCGTAGCCATTGCTTGCTCAAAAGGAGGGATATATTGTTCTGCCTCTTTTTGCTTTTTATTACGACGTAATAACCACCATAAGAATAATGAAATCGCTACCCCTACTGGTATAATCCATAACAGATATTTCCACCAGTTGCTGTAGTCTCTTGGCAGTTCTATGATAGGTTTAATGTCATATAATCCTTGATTTACGGTGTCAAGAATCACATTGTTTACTTCAACAAGAAAGGTGTCTGTCTCAACCGTTCTTGTGCCTATAATTACTTTTTGTTTTGGGATTACATAGCGACCACTGTCAAACTGTGTCAGGCCATATTTTTTAATAAGCTTCATCCTAGCAGAGGTAGAACTTGCTGTATCAATTGCGTAACTCTCAATAACCTCCAGGGGACTAAAAGTCTGTCCTTCTGGAAAAATAACAGCTTCACCATCATTTGCTAGCGCCTCAATGGTGTAATTGATTTGCTGGCCTATGAGAATATTTGTAGAATCTATTTTTGCACGCACATCATCTTGCGCTTGAACCTGAAGTGAAAGAATAAATAGCAATAAGAATAACGATAACGCACGAAGAATCGCATTCTTAGGAGTTGTTATGTATGTTATGTTGTTATTCATTAATTGTTGTCATCTAATGCGAGATCATTTTTAATCTTGCTTTTTTTAACCTTATCCTCTTCTCTTGAAATAGCCTAGTAACTTCTTTACATAGCTCTCATCTGTCCTTACGTCTATCACTCCTGCACCACTACGTTTAAAGGTTTCTTTAAAATAATCTACACGTTCTCGGTAATAAGTAGTGTAATCATTACGTACTTTTTTTGAACTTGTATTTACAAGCATGAGTTCGCCAGTTTCTTCATCTTCCATCTGTACAATACCTAAACTCGGTATGCTTTCTTCACGCTGATCGTAAATGCGTATACCTGTGATATCATGTTTATTTGCGGCGATTTTCATAGTTTGCTCGTAACCATCTGTAATAAAGTCTGAAAGCACAAAAACAATTGCTTTCTTCTTCATTACATTGCTTAAGTACTTAATAGCTTGAGAAAGGTCTGTTTTCTTAGATTTTGGCTTAAACTCTAGTAGTTCGCGTATGATGCGGAGTACGTGGGACTTTCCTTTTTTAGGAGGTATAAATAATTCTATCTCATCTGTAAAAAGGATGAGACCTATTTTATCATTATTCTGCATGGCGCTAAAGGCTAGCGTCGCAGCAATTTCTGTCACAATCTCGCTTTTAAATTGCTTATCTGTACCAAAAAACTCTGATCCAGACACATCTGCCACGAGCATCATGGTGAGCTCGCGCTCCTCTTCAAATACTTTAATGTACGGTTCGCTATAGCGAGCAGTTACGTTCCAATCGATGTTACGCACATCATCGCCAAATTGATACTGGCGCACCTCAGAAAAAGTCATACCACGTCCTTTAAATGTAGAGTGGTACTCACCACCAAAGATATGATCAGACAGTCTACGTGTCTTTATCTCAATCTTGCGTACTTTCTTTAAGAGTTCCTTAGTATCCAATGGTTCTTATTGCCTTTTATGTAATAATATGAGGGTTACAAATGGTCTTTTAATCTAAAGACTATGGTACTTCAATCTGATTTACAATCTTGTTGATAATGTCTACAGAGGTGATATTTTCTGCTTCTGCCTCGTAGGTGATTCCTATACGGTGGCGTAAGATATCATGTACTACGGCTCTTACATCTTCTGGAATTACATATCCTCTACGCTTTATAAAGGCATAACACTTTGCAGCAGTGGCTAGGTTAATACTACCACGAGGAGATGCTCCAAAATTAATAAGAGGTTTAAGATCTGCTAGTCCGTAATTTTCTGGGTAGCGAGTTGCAAAGATGATATCAAGAATGTACTTCTCAATTTTTTCATCCATGTATACTTCTTTTACAGCTTCTTGTGCACGTAAAATTTGTGCTACTGTAACTACAGGTTTTACTTTCTCGTAAGACCCTTTTAAGTTTTGACGCACTATAAGTTGCTCGTCTGCTATTGTAGGGTAATCAATTACCGTTTTAAGCATAAAACGGTCTATTTGTGCTTCTGGAAGTGGGTAAGTACCTTCTTGCTCTACAGGGTTTTGAGTTGCCATTACTAAAAATGGCTTGTCAAGAACAAAGGTTTCATCACCTATGGTTACTTGCTTTTCTTGCATCGCCTCTAGGAGAGCAGATTGCACTTTGGCAGGGGCACGGTTAATCTCATCTGCAAGCACAAAGTTTGCAAAAATAGGACCTTTCTTGATGCTAAAGTCTGCAAGCTTCATATTATAGATAAGTGTTCCCACTACATCTGCTGGAAGTAAATCTGGAGTAAACTGTATACGAGAGAAAGATCCGTCTACCGCTTGTGCAAGCGTATTAATCGCGAGCGTTTTTGCAAGTCCTGGAACTCCTTCTAAGAGAATATGACCACGACCTAAAAGACCTATAAGTAAACGCTCGATCATGTGTTTTTGACCTACGATTACCTTGTTCATTTCCATTGCGAGAATGTCTACAAA
This window harbors:
- a CDS encoding DUF58 domain-containing protein; translation: MDTKELLKKVRKIEIKTRRLSDHIFGGEYHSTFKGRGMTFSEVRQYQFGDDVRNIDWNVTARYSEPYIKVFEEERELTMMLVADVSGSEFFGTDKQFKSEIVTEIAATLAFSAMQNNDKIGLILFTDEIELFIPPKKGKSHVLRIIRELLEFKPKSKKTDLSQAIKYLSNVMKKKAIVFVLSDFITDGYEQTMKIAANKHDITGIRIYDQREESIPSLGIVQMEDEETGELMLVNTSSKKVRNDYTTYYRERVDYFKETFKRSGAGVIDVRTDESYVKKLLGYFKRRG
- a CDS encoding MoxR family ATPase, which encodes MEENTTAIDIQAINEKIERESAFVDILAMEMNKVIVGQKHMIERLLIGLLGRGHILLEGVPGLAKTLAINTLAQAVDGSFSRIQFTPDLLPADVVGTLIYNMKLADFSIKKGPIFANFVLADEINRAPAKVQSALLEAMQEKQVTIGDETFVLDKPFLVMATQNPVEQEGTYPLPEAQIDRFMLKTVIDYPTIADEQLIVRQNLKGSYEKVKPVVTVAQILRAQEAVKEVYMDEKIEKYILDIIFATRYPENYGLADLKPLINFGASPRGSINLATAAKCYAFIKRRGYVIPEDVRAVVHDILRHRIGITYEAEAENITSVDIINKIVNQIEVP
- a CDS encoding VWA domain-containing protein, which encodes MLSNFEFTNPEFFWLFLALPVAIAWYIWKRKKQTPAVKLSSIKGFKTGSSLLPKLRPLLFILRLAALSLIIIALARPRNVEVSTKTKTTKGIDIVIAIDVSASMLAKDLRPNRLEALKKVAASFINGRPNDRIGLIEYAGESFTKTPITSDKSIVLSALKSIQYNNIIEGGTAIGMGLATGVNRLKDSKALSKVIILMTDGENNAGQIDPRIAAELAQEFGIKVYTIGMGTNGMALSPYARNANGTFVYENIQVTIDEELLEEIAATTGGQYFRATNNEKLQEIYNEIDKLERTDVEEFKYTNYEEKYRPLVLLAGLLLLIELLLKYTVFKSFV